A single genomic interval of Brevibacillus brevis harbors:
- a CDS encoding pseudouridine synthase yields the protein MERLQKVLAHAGVASRRHCEELIAQGKVQVNGQVVREQGIKVDPLKDKIVVNGQQIKLEQHVYLLLYKPTGVITSVTDPRGRRVVIDLLKGIKERVYPVGRLDYDTSGLLLLTNDGELANRLAHPSYEIDKVYRAWVKGIPSQEKVHKLATGIRLEDGMTSPGQSKLLKTESSSQRALVELIIHEGRNRQVRRMCEAIGHPVLTLERIRLGFLTLDGLKPGEFRKLTHEEVESLKRGLVQKKRSPRSKH from the coding sequence ATGGAACGTTTACAGAAAGTATTGGCGCATGCTGGAGTCGCCTCTCGTCGCCATTGTGAAGAGCTGATTGCGCAAGGCAAGGTGCAGGTAAATGGCCAAGTCGTACGAGAGCAGGGAATAAAAGTCGATCCGCTCAAGGACAAAATTGTGGTGAATGGACAGCAGATTAAGCTGGAGCAACATGTCTATCTCTTGTTGTACAAGCCTACGGGTGTCATTACAAGCGTCACAGACCCGCGAGGCAGACGGGTGGTTATCGATCTGTTGAAGGGAATCAAAGAACGGGTATATCCAGTAGGTCGCTTGGATTACGATACGTCCGGCTTGCTGCTCTTGACGAACGACGGGGAGCTCGCTAACAGGCTGGCACATCCAAGCTATGAAATCGATAAAGTGTATCGGGCATGGGTAAAGGGAATCCCCAGCCAGGAAAAAGTGCACAAGCTAGCAACCGGCATTCGTTTGGAAGACGGCATGACTTCTCCCGGTCAGTCCAAATTGTTGAAGACAGAGTCTAGCAGCCAAAGGGCATTGGTAGAACTGATCATACATGAAGGACGAAACCGCCAAGTGCGTAGAATGTGTGAGGCGATCGGCCATCCGGTATTGACATTGGAGCGAATCCGTTTAGGTTTTCTCACATTAGATGGATTGAAGCCAGGCGAATTTCGCAAGCTCACTCATGAGGAAGTGGAGAGCTTGAAGCGGGGATTGGTTCAAAAGAAACGCAGCCCGCGGTCGAAACATTGA
- the resA gene encoding thiol-disulfide oxidoreductase ResA yields MNKSNRTYVRIAVLGVLLVALVFALYSSFVKDPGAVKVGSDAPNFSLEQLNGPELTLESLKGKGVILNFWGTWCEPCKKEMPALQEQYTKFKDKGLVVVGVNIGESPVAVEPFVKQFGIDFPILLDRQSEITKLYRIGPIPTTFFIDPDGEVQEIFIGQLDEAMIESKITKILP; encoded by the coding sequence ATGAACAAAAGCAATCGTACATATGTCAGGATCGCGGTATTGGGTGTTTTGCTTGTAGCGCTGGTCTTTGCACTCTATTCCAGCTTTGTGAAGGACCCCGGTGCTGTGAAAGTAGGAAGCGATGCTCCGAATTTTAGTTTGGAGCAACTGAATGGACCAGAGCTGACTCTGGAAAGTTTGAAAGGAAAGGGCGTTATCCTTAATTTCTGGGGCACGTGGTGTGAACCCTGTAAGAAGGAAATGCCGGCATTGCAAGAGCAATACACGAAGTTTAAAGATAAGGGATTGGTTGTAGTCGGCGTCAATATCGGAGAATCGCCAGTTGCCGTAGAACCATTCGTGAAGCAGTTCGGGATTGACTTCCCTATTTTGCTCGATCGTCAATCGGAAATTACCAAGCTGTATCGAATCGGTCCGATTCCGACGACCTTTTTCATCGACCCAGATGGAGAAGTGCAAGAAATTTTTATTGGGCAGTTAGATGAAGCGATGATTGAGTCGAAAATAACAAAAATCTTGCCGTAA
- a CDS encoding site-2 protease family protein yields the protein MDLFHFDWKTVPFRLIAFVIAFTLHEWAHAFVAWKLGDNTAKSEGRLTLNPIPHIDPFGLILILFGPFGWAKPVPINPLHFRGNKRLGIVYVSVAGPIINFILSILFYIGYILVQYSGVLVGMNEKAVFAIETTLEFSIIINAALFVFNLLPIPPLDGYKILRFLSPRSWDAKYYHYEVYGPWILLLLIFIPGVSSTIFGIPLAIVSTWIQQIAVNILSVFI from the coding sequence ATGGATCTTTTTCACTTTGATTGGAAAACGGTACCGTTTCGCTTGATCGCGTTCGTTATCGCTTTCACTTTGCATGAATGGGCGCATGCCTTTGTTGCTTGGAAGCTGGGTGACAATACGGCGAAATCGGAGGGCCGCTTAACATTAAATCCAATCCCGCATATTGATCCGTTTGGTTTGATTCTCATTCTGTTTGGTCCATTTGGTTGGGCGAAACCAGTGCCGATCAATCCTCTTCATTTTCGAGGGAACAAGCGTTTAGGGATTGTGTATGTATCGGTAGCAGGACCGATCATTAACTTTATTTTGTCGATCTTGTTTTATATCGGGTACATACTGGTCCAATATTCGGGAGTCTTGGTAGGGATGAATGAAAAAGCAGTCTTTGCCATTGAGACAACGCTTGAATTTAGTATCATCATCAATGCGGCACTGTTTGTCTTTAACCTTTTGCCGATCCCACCGTTGGATGGCTACAAAATATTGCGTTTCTTGTCTCCGCGCAGTTGGGATGCGAAGTATTATCATTATGAAGTTTACGGACCGTGGATCTTGCTCTTGCTGATTTTCATTCCAGGTGTCAGCTCTACCATTTTCGGGATTCCGCTTGCTATTGTAAGCACCTGGATTCAACAGATTGCAGTGAACATATTAAGCGTGTTCATCTAA
- a CDS encoding D-alanyl-D-alanine carboxypeptidase family protein: protein MNIRKNLSGVLVVFLFIQMALTPAAIVKAAVAPPSLSAEGAALIDVESGRILYSKNGTKKMRIASLTKTMTAIVAIEMGKLDAQVTVPPQAVGVEGSSIYLKNGEKLTLEELLYGLMLRSGNDAAVTIATHIGGSVPGFTYLMNEKAAMIGMEHTNFTNPHGLDDSNQHYSTAEDMAKLSAYALHNPVFRQIVSTKVKDISWEGEQWDRRLLNKNKMLHLYNGADGVKTGYTKLAKRCLASSATRDGRQLATITLNASDDWNDSAKLMDWGFANYPLQELVKKGQEVKPDTPVTLEAGTHLVTTNAFQYPLQTAEAEGIHKRVVMGESTVTAKMNGQLAGFLQLYLKEKMIGQVPLLVSVDAPTFASPQASRSMWQPFWDIVSGGLWSA from the coding sequence ATGAACATACGAAAAAATCTGTCCGGCGTACTCGTCGTTTTTCTTTTTATACAGATGGCTCTTACGCCGGCAGCGATAGTAAAGGCTGCTGTAGCTCCACCTAGCTTGTCAGCAGAAGGTGCAGCGCTAATCGATGTAGAGAGTGGACGGATTCTTTATTCCAAAAACGGTACGAAAAAAATGAGGATCGCGAGCTTGACCAAAACGATGACAGCAATCGTAGCGATCGAGATGGGCAAATTGGATGCACAGGTAACGGTTCCGCCACAAGCCGTAGGGGTTGAAGGCTCATCGATCTACTTGAAAAATGGGGAGAAGCTCACGCTTGAAGAGTTGCTGTACGGTTTGATGCTACGATCTGGCAATGACGCAGCCGTCACCATCGCAACACACATTGGAGGGTCAGTGCCTGGATTCACTTACTTGATGAATGAAAAAGCTGCGATGATTGGAATGGAGCATACGAATTTCACCAATCCGCATGGTTTAGACGACAGTAACCAGCATTACTCCACCGCAGAGGATATGGCAAAGCTGTCCGCCTACGCCTTACATAATCCCGTGTTTCGTCAAATCGTCTCAACGAAAGTCAAGGATATTTCATGGGAAGGCGAACAGTGGGACCGGCGCCTACTCAACAAAAACAAGATGCTTCATTTATACAACGGTGCTGATGGTGTGAAAACGGGATACACCAAACTCGCGAAGCGCTGCCTGGCATCTTCCGCCACGCGGGACGGAAGACAGCTAGCGACGATTACTCTGAATGCTTCTGATGACTGGAACGACTCCGCCAAGCTGATGGATTGGGGCTTTGCGAATTATCCGCTACAGGAACTGGTCAAAAAAGGGCAGGAGGTAAAGCCTGACACGCCAGTCACACTTGAAGCAGGAACTCATCTCGTCACAACAAACGCTTTTCAATATCCGTTGCAAACGGCAGAGGCAGAGGGGATTCACAAGCGTGTCGTTATGGGAGAATCGACGGTTACAGCGAAAATGAATGGTCAACTGGCAGGGTTTCTTCAACTCTATTTAAAGGAGAAGATGATTGGGCAGGTTCCGTTACTAGTTAGCGTGGATGCGCCGACTTTCGCATCTCCGCAAGCTTCACGCTCAATGTGGCAGCCATTTTGGGACATCGTGTCAGGGGGGCTGTGGAGTGCTTAA
- the scpB gene encoding SMC-Scp complex subunit ScpB, with amino-acid sequence MDYDKLKGVIEGLLFISGDEGIDAKEISEITEVSEEEVIDLIEDMKADFRRAGRGIQIVEVAKAYQLTTLPEHVPYFERLATSPGQSTLSQAALETLAIVAYKQPLTRSEIEEIRGVKCEKALNTLLSKQLIREAGRAEGIGRPILYATTKEFLEHFGLRELGDLPEPPVNLDIEEARLEASALFGKAEESTND; translated from the coding sequence ATGGACTATGACAAGCTGAAAGGCGTAATCGAGGGCTTGCTGTTCATCTCGGGTGATGAAGGAATCGATGCCAAAGAAATCAGTGAAATCACTGAGGTGTCGGAAGAAGAGGTCATCGATTTGATCGAAGACATGAAAGCTGACTTCCGCCGGGCAGGACGCGGTATTCAAATCGTGGAAGTGGCAAAAGCGTATCAGTTGACCACTCTGCCCGAGCATGTACCCTATTTTGAACGGCTAGCAACATCGCCAGGTCAGTCAACGCTATCCCAAGCTGCATTGGAGACTCTCGCCATTGTTGCGTACAAGCAGCCCCTGACCCGTTCGGAGATTGAAGAAATCCGTGGCGTTAAATGCGAAAAAGCACTGAACACCCTCTTATCCAAACAACTCATTCGCGAAGCGGGGAGAGCAGAGGGGATCGGACGCCCCATTTTGTACGCGACCACCAAAGAATTTTTGGAGCATTTTGGTTTACGGGAACTGGGGGATTTGCCAGAACCGCCTGTGAATCTTGATATCGAAGAAGCGCGACTGGAAGCATCAGCGCTATTCGGAAAAGCAGAAGAATCGACAAACGACTAG
- a CDS encoding spore maturation protein, which translates to MYQWVSLLSLWAIPVTIAFVLLYGWQKQVPVYETFVDGAKGGLTTTIRILPHLIAMMVAVSMFRESGALDLLLRALKPLLDLLHFPEELVPLALLRPLTGTGSLAIATDLIAQYGPDSFLGRLAATMQGSTDTTLYVLTVYFGAVGIRNSAYALKVGLWSDLAGVIFSLLIVSYIFA; encoded by the coding sequence ATGTACCAATGGGTATCCCTGCTTTCTCTTTGGGCCATTCCCGTTACAATTGCCTTTGTCTTGTTGTATGGGTGGCAAAAACAAGTCCCCGTCTACGAGACGTTTGTAGATGGAGCAAAAGGCGGTTTAACCACTACCATTCGCATACTCCCGCACTTGATTGCCATGATGGTTGCGGTAAGTATGTTTCGGGAGTCAGGAGCATTGGATCTACTGCTTCGGGCACTCAAACCGCTTCTAGACCTGTTGCATTTTCCAGAAGAACTGGTCCCGTTGGCGTTGCTTCGTCCGTTGACGGGAACAGGCTCCCTTGCGATTGCAACAGATCTGATTGCGCAGTACGGTCCCGATTCTTTTTTGGGTAGACTGGCAGCTACCATGCAAGGGAGCACAGATACGACACTGTATGTCCTAACTGTTTATTTTGGCGCAGTTGGGATTCGCAATTCTGCTTATGCGTTAAAGGTAGGCTTGTGGTCAGACCTGGCTGGTGTCATATTCTCGCTGCTCATTGTTTCCTACATTTTCGCTTAG
- a CDS encoding peptidylprolyl isomerase: MKKALITMENGNQIELELFDQEAPGTVANFEKLASEGFYNGLSFHRVIPGFVAQGGCPYGTGTGGPGYTIKCETKGNPHKHLRGYLSMAHAGKDTGGSQFFILYDAFPHLDGVHTVFGRVTSGMEHVDAIKQGDKMGTVNVG; the protein is encoded by the coding sequence ATGAAAAAAGCGCTCATCACCATGGAAAATGGTAACCAAATCGAGCTGGAGCTATTCGATCAAGAAGCTCCGGGCACAGTAGCAAACTTTGAAAAATTGGCTAGCGAAGGCTTCTACAACGGTCTGTCCTTCCACCGTGTTATCCCTGGCTTCGTAGCACAAGGCGGATGCCCTTACGGAACAGGTACAGGCGGCCCTGGTTACACCATCAAATGTGAAACAAAAGGAAACCCACACAAACATCTGCGCGGTTACCTGTCCATGGCACATGCAGGAAAAGACACAGGCGGAAGCCAATTCTTCATCTTGTATGATGCTTTCCCTCACCTCGATGGCGTACATACAGTATTTGGTCGCGTCACTTCCGGTATGGAACACGTTGATGCAATCAAGCAGGGCGATAAAATGGGTACAGTAAACGTAGGCTAA
- the lysA gene encoding diaminopimelate decarboxylase: MYLHGTSRVNEQGNLEIGGCDTTQLAATYGTPLYVYDEQQIRTKCREFVNAFHNTGFSFQVAYASKAFCTMAMCKLIEEEGLSLDVVSGGELYTALQAGFPVERIHFHGNNKSHDELIMALDAKIGCFVVDNFYELHILAQLAEERNEKVSVLLRVTPGVEAHTHEYISTGQIDSKFGFDVQNGQALEAIQFSHESNHLHLLGVHSHIGSQIFETEGFLVAVKRLTELLGEAKGKLGFLPEVLNVGGGFGIRYVEGDTPQPAETYIKAITDIVRQELTALAIPLPEIWIEPGRSIVGDAGTTLYRIGSQKNIPNVRKYIAVDGGMTDNLRPALYDAEYEAAIANKMNATATEVVSIAGKCCESGDMLIWDVKLPEAQAGDILAVPSTGAYGYSMANNYNRIARPAVVFVKDGEAEVVVRRETYAEVVGHDVLPKRAQLMR; this comes from the coding sequence ATGTACTTACACGGGACAAGTCGAGTGAATGAACAAGGAAACTTGGAAATCGGAGGCTGTGATACAACACAGCTAGCTGCAACTTACGGAACACCTTTATATGTGTATGACGAACAACAAATTCGCACCAAATGCCGGGAATTTGTCAATGCGTTTCACAATACGGGTTTTTCCTTCCAGGTTGCTTACGCGAGCAAAGCTTTTTGCACGATGGCGATGTGCAAGTTGATTGAAGAGGAAGGCTTGTCACTCGATGTAGTATCTGGCGGCGAATTGTACACGGCTCTGCAAGCTGGATTTCCCGTAGAACGCATCCATTTTCATGGCAACAACAAATCTCATGATGAGTTAATCATGGCGCTAGACGCCAAAATTGGCTGCTTCGTTGTGGACAATTTTTATGAGTTGCACATCTTGGCGCAATTGGCCGAAGAGCGGAACGAAAAGGTCTCCGTTCTCTTGCGTGTCACACCGGGTGTAGAAGCTCATACGCATGAATACATTTCTACAGGGCAGATCGACTCCAAGTTTGGCTTTGACGTGCAAAACGGCCAGGCACTTGAGGCGATTCAATTCTCTCACGAAAGCAATCATCTCCATTTATTGGGAGTTCATAGTCATATTGGCTCACAAATTTTTGAAACAGAAGGCTTCCTCGTTGCTGTCAAACGATTGACAGAACTGTTGGGCGAAGCAAAAGGAAAGCTGGGATTCCTCCCAGAAGTGCTGAATGTAGGAGGCGGATTCGGTATTCGGTATGTAGAAGGCGATACACCGCAGCCAGCGGAAACGTATATCAAAGCCATTACAGATATCGTTCGCCAAGAGCTCACAGCGCTTGCGATTCCTCTACCTGAGATTTGGATCGAGCCAGGTCGGAGTATTGTAGGGGATGCAGGGACAACCTTGTACCGAATTGGATCGCAAAAGAACATTCCTAATGTCCGGAAATATATTGCGGTCGATGGGGGCATGACAGACAATCTGCGACCGGCTTTGTACGATGCAGAATACGAAGCAGCGATTGCGAACAAAATGAATGCAACTGCCACAGAAGTTGTTTCGATTGCAGGGAAGTGCTGTGAGTCAGGGGATATGCTCATCTGGGATGTGAAGCTGCCAGAAGCACAGGCCGGTGATATTCTCGCAGTTCCAAGCACAGGTGCATATGGTTATTCGATGGCGAACAATTACAACCGAATCGCTCGTCCTGCTGTTGTATTTGTCAAGGACGGAGAAGCAGAAGTGGTCGTGCGACGCGAAACGTACGCAGAAGTAGTTGGTCACGATGTTTTGCCAAAACGCGCGCAGCTTATGCGCTAA
- a CDS encoding GGDEF domain-containing protein gives MLSTLMKRFRRIPYISLDKRQWMKAMIRQEVEREKKVVMFYIDIVKLTEVEHRYGDTSAKRVLHIFESILPAVARQAFEIKGRIIAIQKLWGDDFAIYTSFSQMMSEEDCQMLSIHFQELAERQLNRQVSFVNREELRVHIGYAEIIGEDIVKEMYTSVKHAVHMAKYGITSEKYTHIRQFHKLLAEENVQMHFMPIIHLPNGEALGWEALARGPVNSLFATPAALFDYAQETDTVFRLEHICRKRALEHIRYLKPHEKLFINLDPRAIDDPFLLRGRVQMLLAEYELTPQNIVFEITERHAITNYAAFRKIIEEYRKQGYMIAVDDAGAGYSSLESITEIYPDFIKLDMSLIRNIDVDPIKQALLETFVSFADKVNCKIIAEGIETERELETLMDVGVIYGQGYYLGKPDKGMAQLCGKAMNFLRFTMERRIEQEAEQTLPTPAMTEILTKTISVEKHVKVRRIHEIFEQNQRIESVVVLENGIPVGLVMRFSLYQILGGQYGIALYYERPVSQIMNTNPLKATKDDKLDEVAKRAMARDAYHLYDVVIIIDENGEYIGIVTVQKLLDKMASIKLEIASSANPLTGLPGNVQIERELNQRLKRNDHQVVIYCDLDRFKWFNDRYGFEVGDQIIVRTANLLREASKWYGSGSDFIGHIGGDDFILITTAPCANDVVLFIMDAFTPYFSDIYEKRRMGDGQELSMSMAGVVLYAGKYTSAEQVAEKAAYVKMMAKARAGTVFIPDCELPGEEQIRIEG, from the coding sequence ATGTTGTCGACTCTAATGAAGCGGTTTCGACGGATACCCTATATTTCATTGGACAAACGCCAATGGATGAAGGCGATGATTCGGCAAGAAGTGGAGAGAGAGAAAAAAGTCGTCATGTTTTATATAGATATCGTCAAGCTGACAGAGGTAGAGCATCGCTATGGCGATACGAGTGCCAAGAGAGTTCTTCATATATTTGAAAGCATTTTGCCAGCTGTAGCTCGTCAAGCATTTGAAATCAAAGGGAGAATCATCGCGATTCAAAAGCTGTGGGGAGATGATTTTGCGATCTACACTTCCTTTTCGCAAATGATGAGTGAGGAAGACTGTCAAATGCTATCGATTCATTTTCAGGAGTTGGCTGAACGACAGTTAAATCGACAAGTAAGCTTCGTCAATCGCGAGGAGCTTCGTGTCCATATCGGCTATGCGGAAATTATCGGAGAAGATATCGTAAAAGAGATGTATACCTCTGTCAAACATGCTGTACATATGGCCAAGTATGGGATTACCTCCGAAAAATATACGCACATCAGACAATTTCACAAGCTGCTTGCAGAAGAAAACGTTCAGATGCATTTCATGCCGATCATTCATTTGCCAAATGGCGAAGCTTTGGGATGGGAGGCATTAGCGCGAGGACCGGTCAACAGTCTCTTTGCAACTCCCGCCGCCTTGTTTGATTATGCACAAGAGACGGATACAGTGTTTCGTTTGGAGCATATATGTCGCAAGCGGGCATTGGAGCATATCCGCTACCTAAAGCCGCATGAAAAACTATTTATCAATTTGGACCCACGGGCGATTGACGATCCGTTTCTGTTGCGTGGCAGGGTGCAGATGCTTTTGGCAGAGTATGAGCTGACGCCACAAAACATTGTTTTTGAAATAACAGAGCGCCACGCGATTACAAATTACGCTGCCTTTCGAAAAATCATTGAGGAGTACCGCAAGCAAGGCTATATGATTGCCGTAGATGATGCGGGAGCAGGGTACTCCAGCTTGGAATCGATTACAGAAATCTATCCAGATTTTATTAAGCTCGATATGTCATTGATTCGCAATATCGATGTCGATCCGATTAAGCAGGCGTTGTTGGAGACGTTTGTATCCTTTGCTGACAAAGTGAACTGCAAAATCATAGCAGAAGGGATCGAGACGGAGCGTGAGCTGGAAACACTCATGGACGTCGGTGTTATCTATGGACAGGGTTACTATTTAGGCAAGCCGGACAAAGGGATGGCGCAGCTATGTGGAAAGGCTATGAACTTTCTGCGGTTTACAATGGAAAGGCGGATTGAGCAAGAAGCAGAACAAACGCTGCCCACTCCGGCTATGACGGAAATTTTGACGAAGACAATCAGTGTTGAAAAGCACGTGAAAGTAAGACGCATCCATGAGATTTTTGAACAAAATCAGCGGATTGAAAGCGTGGTAGTGTTGGAGAATGGCATACCGGTTGGACTTGTCATGCGGTTTTCTCTGTATCAAATTCTCGGTGGTCAATACGGAATCGCGCTGTATTATGAAAGGCCCGTTTCTCAAATCATGAATACCAACCCGCTCAAAGCCACGAAAGACGACAAGTTGGATGAGGTAGCGAAGCGGGCGATGGCCAGAGATGCTTATCATTTGTATGATGTGGTCATTATTATTGATGAGAATGGCGAGTACATCGGTATCGTTACCGTGCAGAAGCTGTTGGACAAAATGGCCTCCATAAAGCTCGAGATAGCGAGCTCTGCCAATCCGCTGACAGGATTGCCGGGGAATGTGCAGATTGAAAGGGAATTGAATCAACGGCTGAAACGGAATGATCATCAGGTGGTCATCTACTGTGATCTCGACCGTTTCAAATGGTTTAACGACCGCTACGGGTTTGAAGTGGGTGATCAGATTATCGTTCGAACGGCGAACTTGTTGCGGGAAGCCTCGAAATGGTACGGAAGCGGGTCTGACTTCATTGGCCATATTGGCGGAGATGATTTTATCCTGATCACGACAGCACCATGTGCGAATGATGTTGTCTTGTTTATTATGGATGCTTTTACGCCGTACTTTTCGGACATTTATGAAAAGCGCAGAATGGGGGACGGTCAGGAGCTCTCGATGTCGATGGCAGGTGTCGTCTTATATGCAGGGAAGTACACCAGTGCAGAACAAGTTGCAGAGAAGGCAGCGTACGTGAAAATGATGGCAAAAGCGAGGGCGGGTACTGTTTTTATTCCCGACTGTGAGCTGCCTGGCGAAGAGCAGATCCGCATCGAGGGATAA
- a CDS encoding nucleoside recognition domain-containing protein — protein sequence MLNVIWLGLIVISIVVAAITGRMEAINAAAFEGAKTGVTVCLGLLSVLAFWMGLMRIAEKSGLLELLARVLSPIIQVLFPDVPKGHPAMGYILSNMSANLLGLGNAATPMGLKAMEELQKLNPDKQNASPAMCTLLAINTASITIIPTTMIAIRMQYGSVNPVEIVGTTLLSSFAATIVALLIDRMYRYRHIRRHR from the coding sequence GTGCTTAATGTCATCTGGCTCGGGCTCATTGTCATTAGCATTGTCGTTGCGGCCATAACGGGGCGGATGGAAGCAATTAACGCAGCAGCGTTTGAGGGAGCAAAGACGGGAGTAACCGTTTGTCTCGGACTTCTCAGTGTTCTCGCCTTTTGGATGGGATTGATGCGAATTGCAGAAAAGTCGGGACTCCTTGAGTTGTTGGCGCGGGTATTGTCACCGATCATTCAAGTCCTTTTTCCGGATGTACCAAAAGGGCATCCTGCTATGGGATACATCCTCTCAAATATGAGCGCAAACCTGCTAGGGCTTGGTAATGCAGCAACTCCAATGGGGCTGAAAGCCATGGAAGAGCTCCAAAAGCTAAATCCAGACAAGCAGAACGCTTCGCCTGCCATGTGTACGCTGCTGGCAATCAATACGGCGAGCATTACGATTATTCCTACGACGATGATCGCAATCCGCATGCAGTATGGCTCCGTGAATCCTGTAGAAATCGTAGGCACTACGCTGTTATCTTCCTTTGCTGCCACTATTGTCGCCCTGTTGATTGATCGCATGTATCGTTATCGGCATATACGAAGACACAGATAG
- a CDS encoding segregation/condensation protein A has product MAYSIKLDSFEGPLDLLLHLIDKAEVDIYDIPIAEITEQYLATIDKMQELQLDVASEFVVMAATLLSIKSKMLLPKKEEHVFQQFLDMDVDEIDPREELVARLLEYKRYKMLAENLREMEIGRNQVFTRPAENLSPYAREEDHTVTNVTLYDLINALEKLVKKTKEKEPITKVSRDEISIKDRMTEIRQAVRSGGMVRFSELFTQGATRTEIVTTFLALLELMKAKHITCVQNQLFQDIIICENGTEGAHTDGL; this is encoded by the coding sequence TTGGCTTACAGCATCAAACTTGATTCCTTTGAGGGACCACTCGATCTGTTGCTCCATCTGATCGACAAGGCTGAGGTGGACATCTACGACATACCGATAGCGGAAATTACGGAGCAATACCTCGCGACGATTGACAAGATGCAAGAGCTCCAACTGGATGTGGCCAGTGAGTTCGTAGTCATGGCGGCTACGCTCCTCTCTATTAAAAGCAAGATGCTGTTACCCAAAAAGGAGGAGCATGTCTTTCAGCAGTTCCTCGATATGGATGTAGACGAGATAGACCCGCGTGAAGAACTGGTTGCGCGTCTGTTGGAGTACAAACGCTATAAAATGCTTGCTGAGAACTTGCGAGAAATGGAAATCGGTCGTAATCAAGTTTTTACGCGTCCCGCAGAAAATTTATCCCCGTATGCGCGTGAAGAGGATCATACCGTAACGAATGTGACCCTCTACGATTTGATCAACGCGCTGGAAAAGCTGGTAAAGAAAACGAAAGAAAAAGAACCGATAACCAAGGTGTCGCGTGACGAGATCTCCATCAAAGATCGGATGACAGAGATACGTCAAGCGGTACGCAGCGGTGGGATGGTTCGGTTTTCTGAGTTGTTTACTCAAGGGGCGACGCGTACAGAGATTGTGACGACCTTTCTCGCCTTGCTTGAGCTCATGAAGGCGAAGCACATTACCTGTGTACAAAATCAATTGTTTCAAGACATCATCATATGTGAAAACGGAACGGAAGGAGCCCATACCGATGGACTATGA